The following coding sequences are from one Planctomycetia bacterium window:
- a CDS encoding DUF1501 domain-containing protein: MNPFRLDRRSFLGTSAAASGALAADMTLLDALQNPATAAEMKRKQKSVILLWLAGGASQLETFDPKPGRPTGGPYRAIPTSMPGVHISELMPKMATRMKHTAIIRSLNTKIADHGGGSDLMQLGRRDEPSLRYPDLGAVVARELGSADAAVPDYVSFYAQTEGRGSAVGQAGFLGARYLPMFLTDKSKPENLERIASLSDLDHTQRAELRDHLSKRFARGRETSAVGSHNQAYARVRGLMASEKLFDIEQESQKTRDRYGPTQFGQQALVARRLVEAGVPFVKLGRGWWDSHGENFETHLELVADLDHVMSTLLDDLSERGLLENTLIVTLSEFGRTPRINSSLGRDHFASAWSTTLSGCGVKGGAVHGKTDVDGNTVAEGEIGAPQLFATIFEAVGIDPAKEYHVGPRPIPIVDKFAGAVKQILA; encoded by the coding sequence ATGAACCCCTTTCGACTCGACCGACGATCGTTCCTCGGCACTTCCGCAGCCGCTTCCGGCGCCCTAGCCGCCGATATGACGCTGCTCGACGCGTTGCAAAATCCGGCCACGGCCGCGGAGATGAAGCGGAAGCAAAAGAGCGTGATTCTGCTATGGTTGGCCGGTGGCGCCAGTCAGCTGGAAACGTTCGATCCGAAGCCGGGTCGTCCGACCGGCGGCCCCTATCGCGCCATTCCGACTTCGATGCCGGGCGTGCATATCTCCGAGTTGATGCCGAAGATGGCGACGAGGATGAAGCACACCGCGATCATTCGCTCGCTCAATACGAAGATCGCCGATCACGGCGGCGGCTCCGATCTGATGCAACTCGGCCGGCGCGACGAACCGAGCTTACGTTATCCGGATCTAGGCGCAGTCGTGGCGCGCGAACTCGGCAGCGCCGATGCGGCAGTGCCCGACTACGTTTCGTTTTACGCTCAGACCGAAGGACGAGGCAGCGCCGTCGGTCAGGCGGGCTTCCTCGGTGCCCGCTATCTGCCGATGTTCCTCACGGACAAGTCGAAGCCCGAGAACCTCGAACGCATCGCCTCGCTCAGCGATCTCGATCACACGCAACGAGCCGAGCTGCGCGATCATCTGAGCAAGCGCTTTGCGCGCGGCCGCGAGACCTCGGCGGTCGGCAGCCATAATCAAGCTTATGCGCGGGTTCGCGGCTTGATGGCGAGCGAGAAATTGTTCGATATCGAGCAAGAATCGCAAAAGACTCGCGATCGTTACGGCCCGACACAGTTCGGTCAGCAGGCGCTCGTCGCTCGTCGTCTGGTCGAAGCGGGCGTGCCGTTCGTCAAGCTCGGTCGCGGCTGGTGGGACAGTCACGGGGAGAACTTCGAGACCCATCTGGAGCTGGTCGCCGACTTGGATCATGTGATGTCAACCTTGCTCGACGATCTCTCCGAGCGCGGCCTGTTGGAAAACACGCTCATCGTCACGCTCAGCGAGTTCGGCCGGACGCCGAGAATCAATTCCTCGCTCGGTCGCGACCACTTCGCGAGCGCGTGGAGCACCACGCTCTCCGGATGCGGCGTTAAGGGGGGAGCCGTCCACGGCAAGACCGACGTGGATGGGAATACCGTCGCCGAAGGAGAGATCGGCGCACCGCAACTATTCGCCACGATCTTCGAGGCCGTCGGAATCGATCCGGCGAAGGAATACCACGTCGGTCCACGACCGATACCGATCGTCGACAAGTTCGCCGGCGCGGTGAAGCAAATCTTGGCTTAG